One window of Roseisolibacter agri genomic DNA carries:
- a CDS encoding DUF2255 family protein, producing MAAGPRFAEPEVEALDRAKILGVRSGTVHKHTGVWVVVVERRVFVRSWNDKPTGWHRALRAEPRGSIVLGGKDGREIPVLARPVRSARLRSAVTAAYARKYHTPASQQWVRGFAEPEREATTLELIPAE from the coding sequence ATGGCGGCCGGACCTCGCTTCGCGGAACCCGAGGTGGAAGCGCTGGACCGGGCGAAGATCCTCGGGGTGCGCTCCGGGACCGTCCACAAGCACACCGGCGTCTGGGTGGTGGTGGTCGAGCGCCGCGTGTTCGTCCGGTCGTGGAACGACAAACCGACGGGATGGCATCGCGCGCTCCGCGCGGAGCCACGCGGGAGCATCGTGCTCGGCGGAAAGGACGGGCGCGAGATCCCGGTCCTCGCGCGTCCGGTGCGGAGCGCCCGGCTCCGCAGCGCCGTCACGGCGGCCTACGCGCGCAAGTACCACACGCCAGCCTCGCAGCAGTGGGTGCGCGGTTTCGCGGAGCCGGAGCGGGAGGCGACGACGTTGGAGCTGATCCCGGCCGAGTAG
- a CDS encoding DUF4186 domain-containing protein → MRDLDDLFAALGRSAFRRRFRLDARDRAYLATKGLPTVQAHAADFIAQRLAPAEPRNDGKQTPFRGHPVFVAQHATATCCRGCLAKWHGIAKGHALTDAEQAHAVAAIARWLGEQREQQV, encoded by the coding sequence GTGCGCGACCTCGACGACCTGTTCGCCGCGCTCGGCCGCTCGGCGTTCCGGCGCCGCTTCCGGCTCGACGCCCGCGACCGCGCCTACCTCGCCACGAAGGGGCTGCCCACGGTGCAGGCGCACGCCGCCGACTTCATCGCGCAGCGGCTCGCGCCGGCGGAGCCGCGCAACGACGGCAAGCAGACGCCCTTCCGCGGGCACCCGGTGTTCGTCGCGCAGCACGCGACCGCGACCTGCTGCCGCGGATGCCTCGCGAAGTGGCACGGCATCGCGAAGGGCCACGCCCTCACGGACGCCGAGCAGGCGCACGCGGTGGCCGCGATCGCGCGGTGGCTGGGCGAGCAGCGCGAGCAGCAGGTGTGA
- a CDS encoding bleomycin resistance protein yields MDPGLAIPILPARDLHETRAFYERLGFATVGWWPDTFGGYAVLTRGDLAMHFYHAPDVQPHANHGQCYWYVADVAALHADAVAAGIPATGTPRVTSIDEKPWGMREFALADPNGNLVRVGQPVRAAPDDRAPRAP; encoded by the coding sequence ATGGACCCAGGGCTCGCGATCCCCATCCTGCCGGCGCGCGACCTCCACGAGACGCGGGCGTTCTACGAGCGCCTCGGCTTCGCGACCGTGGGCTGGTGGCCCGACACGTTCGGCGGCTACGCGGTGCTGACGCGCGGCGACCTCGCGATGCACTTCTACCACGCGCCGGACGTGCAGCCGCACGCGAACCACGGCCAGTGCTACTGGTACGTGGCGGACGTCGCGGCGCTGCACGCCGACGCGGTGGCGGCGGGCATCCCGGCGACGGGAACGCCGCGCGTGACGTCGATCGACGAGAAGCCGTGGGGGATGCGCGAGTTCGCGCTGGCGGATCCCAACGGGAACCTGGTGCGCGTCGGGCAGCCGGTGCGCGCGGCGCCGGACGATCGAGCGCCGCGCGCGCCCTGA
- a CDS encoding cupin domain-containing protein, translating to MPTHTYPHTIDNGAGERLTFLRRVPGPRGDRLEGENVVAPGFGPPMHVHHYQEEGFTVIEGRIGYQRLGEPEQFAGPGESVTFKPGEVHRFWNAGDTDLRCTGYVEPADNFEYFLGEIFASAKRSGGPAPHPMDAAYLTRRYRSEFAMHAIPAAVQRFVFPVLVAIGTMLGRYARYADAPAPIRR from the coding sequence ATGCCTACCCATACGTATCCGCACACGATCGACAACGGCGCCGGCGAGCGCCTCACCTTCCTGCGCCGCGTGCCCGGCCCGCGCGGCGACCGTCTCGAGGGGGAGAACGTCGTCGCGCCGGGCTTCGGCCCGCCGATGCACGTGCACCACTACCAGGAGGAGGGGTTCACGGTCATCGAGGGGCGCATCGGCTATCAGCGGCTGGGGGAGCCCGAGCAGTTCGCCGGCCCCGGCGAGTCGGTGACGTTCAAGCCGGGCGAGGTGCACCGCTTCTGGAACGCCGGCGACACCGATCTCCGCTGCACGGGCTACGTCGAGCCGGCCGACAACTTCGAGTACTTCCTCGGCGAGATCTTCGCGTCGGCGAAGCGCAGCGGCGGCCCGGCGCCGCACCCGATGGACGCGGCGTACCTGACGCGCCGCTACCGCAGCGAGTTCGCGATGCACGCGATCCCGGCGGCGGTGCAGCGCTTCGTGTTCCCGGTGCTCGTGGCGATCGGCACGATGCTGGGCCGCTACGCACGCTACGCGGACGCGCCGGCGCCCATCCGGCGCTGA
- a CDS encoding DUF1990 family protein, with protein sequence MFRLTRPDARAIAAFLAGQRDAAFTYDAVGATREGGAPAGYTVDHNRVRLGTGRATFERARDALHAWRMLRLGWASIQPADAPIAPGTTVAVVVRHYGFWSLNACRIVHAFDDEADGVRRAGFAYGTLPAHGAVGEERFTVEWHRADDAVWYDLYAFSRPRHLLARLGRPFARALQRRFARASKQAMVDAAAR encoded by the coding sequence ATGTTCCGCCTGACGCGCCCCGACGCGCGCGCGATCGCGGCGTTCCTCGCCGGGCAGCGAGACGCCGCGTTCACGTACGACGCGGTGGGCGCGACGCGCGAGGGCGGTGCGCCAGCCGGCTACACGGTCGACCACAACCGGGTGCGGCTCGGCACCGGGCGCGCGACGTTCGAGCGCGCGCGCGACGCGCTGCACGCGTGGCGCATGCTGCGCCTCGGCTGGGCGTCCATCCAGCCGGCCGACGCGCCGATCGCGCCCGGGACGACGGTGGCCGTGGTCGTGCGCCACTACGGCTTCTGGTCGCTCAACGCGTGCCGCATCGTCCACGCGTTCGACGATGAGGCCGACGGCGTGCGCCGCGCGGGCTTCGCGTACGGGACGCTGCCCGCGCACGGCGCGGTGGGCGAGGAGCGCTTCACCGTCGAGTGGCACCGCGCGGACGACGCGGTGTGGTACGATCTGTACGCGTTCTCGCGGCCGCGCCACCTGCTGGCGCGGCTCGGCCGCCCGTTCGCGCGGGCGCTGCAGCGGCGCTTCGCGCGGGCGTCGAAGCAGGCGATGGTCGACGCGGCGGCGCGCTGA
- a CDS encoding cold-shock protein, translating to MERDPISADAARQAAGEPPEPPGTLRTAEGTVLRWRDEQGTGVIASTATAPWDIWCHFSALDMPGFRSLTPGDRVAVEFYRADQESFRYVARRVRRLDPGPSAAETTEGTG from the coding sequence ATGGAACGCGATCCCATCTCCGCCGACGCCGCACGTCAGGCGGCCGGCGAGCCACCCGAGCCGCCCGGCACGCTGCGCACCGCCGAAGGCACGGTCCTGCGCTGGCGCGACGAGCAGGGCACCGGCGTGATCGCCAGCACGGCGACCGCACCCTGGGACATCTGGTGCCACTTCTCGGCGCTCGACATGCCCGGGTTCAGGTCGCTGACGCCGGGCGACCGCGTGGCGGTGGAGTTCTACCGGGCGGACCAGGAGAGCTTCCGCTACGTCGCCCGGCGCGTCCGTCGCCTCGATCCCGGGCCGTCCGCAGCGGAGACGACGGAAGGCACCGGCTAG
- a CDS encoding PEGA domain-containing protein: MIRLPWPCRAARHVLLATVALSLAGCASLTGDCVAIGVYAVSVTVLDAQTGQSPGTATLLVTDGAFRQEGMAVTTDGRLTLVAAVEREGTYEVTVSAPGYRDWVQAGVTVTRGGHCNALRGVRLTARLTRAATTGQSAVLARGRAHHAS, translated from the coding sequence GTGATCCGCCTGCCCTGGCCGTGTCGGGCGGCGCGGCACGTCCTCCTCGCGACTGTCGCGCTGTCGCTCGCCGGCTGCGCGTCGCTCACCGGCGACTGCGTCGCGATCGGCGTGTACGCGGTGAGCGTCACGGTGCTCGACGCGCAGACCGGCCAGTCGCCCGGGACCGCGACGCTCCTCGTGACCGACGGCGCGTTCCGGCAGGAGGGCATGGCCGTCACGACCGACGGTCGCCTGACGCTCGTCGCGGCGGTCGAGCGCGAGGGGACGTACGAGGTCACGGTGTCGGCGCCGGGCTACCGCGACTGGGTGCAGGCGGGCGTGACCGTCACGCGCGGCGGCCACTGCAACGCGCTCCGGGGCGTGCGGCTCACGGCGCGGCTCACGCGCGCGGCGACGACGGGGCAATCCGCCGTGCTGGCGCGTGGGCGCGCGCACCACGCATCATGA
- a CDS encoding isochorismatase family protein, which translates to MPLRTVALRARSASGAPITVVRHDWDPARVAVVVCDMWNTTQCVSAARRVAEMAPRMNAVLARLRDDGALIVHAPAGCMEHYAGTPARERALRAPRVESPVPIDWHDWDASREAPLPPALADETPCACPPGDPCTAGGPPYPWTHQIDAIEIAPVDAVTDSGEDVLALLAARGIDDVVVMGVHANRCVMGRPYGIRQLVYWGKRPVLCRDLTDAYHRDPRGHRHGNAQMVAHVERYWCPTLTSDQLAGGAPFDFAEPTQ; encoded by the coding sequence ATGCCCCTCCGCACCGTCGCGCTCCGCGCACGCTCGGCCTCGGGCGCGCCGATCACCGTGGTCCGCCACGACTGGGATCCCGCGCGGGTCGCCGTCGTCGTCTGCGACATGTGGAACACCACCCAGTGCGTCTCGGCCGCCCGGCGCGTCGCCGAGATGGCGCCGCGCATGAACGCGGTGCTCGCGCGGCTGCGGGACGACGGCGCGCTGATCGTGCACGCGCCGGCGGGGTGCATGGAGCACTACGCCGGCACGCCGGCGCGCGAGCGCGCGCTGCGCGCGCCGCGCGTGGAGTCCCCGGTCCCCATCGACTGGCACGACTGGGACGCATCGAGGGAAGCGCCGCTGCCGCCGGCGCTGGCGGACGAGACCCCGTGCGCCTGTCCGCCGGGCGATCCGTGCACGGCGGGCGGGCCGCCGTATCCGTGGACGCACCAGATCGACGCGATCGAGATCGCGCCCGTCGACGCCGTGACGGACAGCGGCGAGGACGTGCTCGCGCTCCTCGCCGCGCGCGGGATCGACGACGTGGTGGTGATGGGCGTGCACGCCAACCGGTGCGTCATGGGACGCCCGTACGGCATCCGGCAGCTGGTCTACTGGGGAAAGCGGCCGGTGCTCTGCCGCGACCTCACGGACGCCTACCATCGCGATCCACGCGGGCATCGCCACGGCAACGCGCAGATGGTCGCGCACGTCGAGCGCTACTGGTGCCCCACGCTGACGAGCGACCAGCTCGCGGGCGGCGCGCCCTTCGACTTCGCGGAGCCCACGCAGTGA
- a CDS encoding MBL fold metallo-hydrolase: protein MNGHALTRREFLGAGAAAIAGLPLRASGAMAQPRTRLILLGTGGGPTPKPNRAAPAQVIVVDGAAYVIDCGNGVARQLVQAKLKLGSIRGVFVTHHHSDHNADYGNLLLLAWATDLATRVDTYGPPPLAAMTRQFLALNDADIRTRIADEGRPPLRDLIVPHELRAGGLVLQDANVRVTAALVEHPPVVPSFAYRFDCPGRSIVISGDTRPSPALVRLARGADVLVHEVMHVPALEPLIAAEPNARTLREHLLTSHTTTAQVGRIATEAGVRTLVLSHFVPGGYPFVGDDVWRDAVRPHFAGEIIVGRDLLEL from the coding sequence GTGAACGGTCACGCGCTGACGCGGCGCGAGTTCCTCGGCGCAGGTGCGGCGGCGATCGCCGGGCTGCCGCTGCGCGCGTCGGGCGCGATGGCGCAGCCTCGCACGCGCCTCATCCTGCTCGGCACCGGCGGCGGGCCCACGCCCAAGCCGAACCGCGCCGCGCCCGCGCAGGTGATCGTCGTCGACGGCGCGGCGTACGTGATCGACTGCGGCAACGGCGTGGCGCGGCAGCTCGTGCAGGCGAAGCTCAAGCTCGGGTCGATCCGCGGCGTGTTCGTCACGCACCACCACTCCGACCACAACGCGGACTACGGCAACCTCCTGCTGCTGGCGTGGGCGACCGACCTCGCGACGCGCGTCGACACGTACGGCCCGCCGCCGCTGGCCGCGATGACGCGGCAGTTCCTCGCGCTCAACGACGCCGACATCCGCACGCGCATCGCCGACGAGGGGCGCCCGCCGCTGCGCGACCTGATCGTGCCGCACGAGCTCCGCGCGGGCGGGCTGGTGCTGCAGGACGCGAACGTCCGCGTCACGGCGGCCCTGGTGGAGCATCCGCCCGTGGTGCCGTCGTTCGCGTACCGCTTCGACTGCCCCGGGCGCTCGATCGTGATCTCGGGCGACACGCGGCCGTCGCCGGCGCTCGTGCGGCTCGCGCGCGGCGCCGACGTGCTGGTGCACGAGGTGATGCACGTGCCGGCGCTCGAGCCGCTGATCGCCGCCGAGCCGAACGCCCGCACGCTGCGCGAGCACCTGCTGACGAGCCACACGACGACGGCGCAGGTCGGCCGCATCGCCACGGAGGCTGGCGTGCGGACGCTGGTGCTGTCGCACTTCGTGCCGGGCGGGTACCCCTTCGTCGGCGACGACGTGTGGCGCGACGCGGTGCGGCCGCACTTCGCGGGCGAGATCATCGTCGGGCGCGACCTGCTGGAGCTCTGA
- a CDS encoding site-2 protease family protein — protein MPDIGVALLYFAVFLFSTTLHEAAHAWAALRGGDPTAYHGGQVSLDPWPHVRREPFGMVVLPLISVLIAGWPLGFASAPYDPTWAERHPRRAAWMALAGPASNFALVLLAGGLLRVGALAGVFTAPESITFGALAAADLAHWETIGRVLSVVFSLNLLLTAFNLLPLPPLDGSAVLALGLAPETARRYQGFLRGTPMLGWIGLYAAWQLFDVVFDPIFTGAASLLYPGVTYG, from the coding sequence ATGCCCGACATCGGCGTCGCGCTGCTCTACTTCGCGGTCTTCCTCTTCTCGACGACGCTGCACGAGGCGGCCCACGCCTGGGCGGCGCTGCGCGGCGGCGATCCGACGGCGTACCACGGCGGGCAGGTCTCGCTCGATCCGTGGCCGCACGTGCGGCGCGAGCCGTTCGGCATGGTCGTCCTGCCGCTGATCTCGGTGCTCATCGCGGGCTGGCCCCTCGGCTTCGCGAGCGCGCCGTACGATCCCACGTGGGCGGAGCGGCACCCGCGCCGCGCGGCGTGGATGGCGCTCGCCGGCCCGGCGTCGAACTTCGCGCTCGTGCTGCTCGCGGGCGGGCTGCTGCGCGTCGGCGCGCTGGCCGGCGTCTTCACCGCGCCCGAGAGCATCACCTTCGGCGCGCTCGCCGCCGCCGACCTGGCGCACTGGGAGACGATCGGGCGCGTGCTGAGCGTCGTCTTCTCGCTGAACCTGCTGCTCACCGCGTTCAACCTGCTCCCGCTCCCGCCGCTCGACGGCAGCGCGGTGCTCGCGCTCGGCCTCGCCCCCGAGACGGCGCGCCGCTACCAGGGCTTCCTGCGCGGCACGCCGATGCTCGGCTGGATCGGCCTCTACGCCGCGTGGCAGCTGTTCGACGTCGTGTTCGACCCGATCTTCACGGGGGCGGCGAGCCTGCTGTATCCGGGCGTCACGTACGGCTGA
- a CDS encoding bleomycin resistance protein, which translates to MAIIPTFRCRSMRASLAFYTEVLDFTRVDGDDTLDDPTFSVLARDGGHLFLSSHRGDGAFGAVVAITTDDVDAVFRTYRARGLRTPGNPDAPVMVHEGPIDQTWGTREFYVEDPDGNTLRFTQQRARA; encoded by the coding sequence ATGGCCATCATCCCGACCTTCCGCTGCCGCAGCATGCGGGCGTCGCTCGCGTTCTACACCGAGGTGCTCGACTTCACGCGCGTCGACGGCGACGACACCCTCGACGACCCGACCTTCAGCGTGCTGGCGCGCGACGGCGGCCACCTCTTCCTCTCCAGCCACCGCGGCGACGGCGCGTTCGGCGCGGTGGTCGCGATCACGACCGACGACGTGGACGCGGTGTTCCGCACCTACCGCGCGCGCGGCCTGCGGACGCCGGGGAATCCCGACGCGCCCGTGATGGTGCACGAGGGCCCCATCGACCAGACGTGGGGCACGCGCGAGTTCTACGTCGAGGATCCCGACGGCAACACGCTGCGCTTCACGCAGCAGCGCGCGCGGGCGTAG
- a CDS encoding HXXEE domain-containing protein: protein MTRRRLLLWLPLAFALHNAEEALTLARAFPVVRERAPALAVAVLGPADPGHAVVLTALGVATLLPLVVALWALARPASVAARWAVLLVTTAFLVNAASHVATALWLHAGHRTPTLGVWYAPGLVTAVLVNLPLTLHVLRRAARERWLSSRGQWRWLLPAAILLHGPGVLGAWWLGRWLGER, encoded by the coding sequence GTGACGCGTCGTCGCCTCCTCCTCTGGCTCCCGCTCGCGTTCGCGCTGCACAACGCCGAGGAGGCGCTCACGCTCGCGCGCGCGTTTCCGGTCGTGCGCGAGCGCGCACCGGCGCTCGCCGTGGCCGTCCTCGGGCCTGCCGATCCGGGTCACGCGGTCGTCCTCACCGCGCTCGGCGTCGCGACGCTGCTGCCGCTCGTCGTGGCGCTGTGGGCGCTGGCGCGGCCGGCGTCGGTCGCCGCGCGCTGGGCGGTGCTGCTCGTGACGACGGCGTTCCTCGTCAACGCCGCGTCGCACGTCGCCACGGCGCTCTGGCTCCACGCCGGCCACCGCACGCCGACGCTCGGCGTCTGGTACGCGCCGGGGCTCGTGACCGCCGTGCTGGTCAACCTGCCGCTGACGCTCCACGTGCTGCGCCGCGCGGCGCGCGAGCGCTGGCTGTCGTCGCGGGGCCAGTGGCGCTGGCTGCTGCCGGCCGCCATCCTGCTCCACGGCCCGGGCGTGCTCGGCGCGTGGTGGCTCGGCCGCTGGCTGGGCGAGAGATGA
- a CDS encoding DUF2059 domain-containing protein, with amino-acid sequence MRPTRLLTLVALTLAVAATPIAAQQPAPDAAHRAAVQRLLQVTRVREMTEGNIETMLAAQLRQMPQLAPYAGVLRDFYREQMDWKVLEPEFMRVYLEVFTEPEVRELIVFYETPLGQKMLTKLPALMAKSNELSTRRLQAAMPQLMERMQAAMQGGVVPGTPPKPDSTRPPTS; translated from the coding sequence ATGCGGCCCACCCGCCTCCTCACGCTCGTCGCGCTCACGCTCGCCGTCGCGGCCACGCCCATCGCCGCGCAGCAGCCCGCGCCCGACGCCGCGCACCGCGCCGCCGTGCAGCGCCTCCTGCAGGTCACGCGCGTCCGCGAGATGACCGAGGGGAACATCGAGACCATGCTCGCCGCGCAGCTGCGCCAGATGCCGCAGCTCGCCCCGTACGCCGGCGTCCTGCGCGACTTCTACCGCGAGCAGATGGACTGGAAGGTCCTCGAGCCGGAGTTCATGCGCGTCTACCTCGAGGTGTTCACCGAGCCCGAGGTGCGCGAGCTGATCGTCTTCTACGAGACGCCGCTCGGCCAGAAGATGCTCACGAAGCTGCCCGCGCTGATGGCGAAGTCGAACGAGCTGTCGACGCGGCGCCTCCAGGCGGCGATGCCGCAGCTCATGGAGCGCATGCAGGCGGCGATGCAGGGCGGCGTCGTGCCCGGCACCCCGCCGAAGCCCGACTCGACGCGCCCGCCGACGTCGTAA
- a CDS encoding DUF885 domain-containing protein: MHDDRARADGALNRREVIAALAAAAALPLLSACGGGATPTPVASGDAAARALLDEVAENLLRLSPEQATSLGIDTGARAALRSALGDRSAEGQRRIAAQLKTDLERVRALDTSGLSHATRTSVEVVRSAYATALEGFALPYGDITVGGWRNTPYVVVQNVGAYLDVPRFLDTDHRVESAPDAEAYLARLTAYARQLDGELGRVQAARAAGLVPPAFLLDKAIRQMTLSVQGARAGGTLVDSLVRRTAKIPGDWAGRARTIVVQEIAPALERQLAELQAQRRVATDAPGIAARPHGAEFYRWALKASTTTSMSPDEIHELGRSEVARLHAQMEPILKEIGLTGGSVGARMQALAKDPRYQFAEGDAGRAEILAFIHERLAWIRAQMPRAFHTVVNPNMEVKRLPPEEEPGAPAAYGGAGSIDGKIPGRMWINLRTTALHSRYSLADLTFHEAIPGHVWQGEYTHDMPLIRQMLAFNAYSEGWALYAEQLADELGAYATDHVGRLGYLQSLAFRACRLVVDTGIHAKGWTRAQGVQYFVDVNGSNPLEVASEVDRYCSWPGQACGYKVGHSEIVRQRERATAALGAKFDLRAFDDAVVRGGNVPLDVLARNVDEYVRTASR; the protein is encoded by the coding sequence ATGCACGACGACCGCGCGCGCGCCGACGGCGCCCTCAATCGACGCGAGGTGATCGCGGCTCTCGCCGCCGCCGCGGCCCTCCCCCTCCTGTCCGCCTGCGGAGGCGGCGCGACGCCCACTCCCGTGGCGTCCGGCGACGCCGCCGCGCGCGCGCTGCTCGACGAGGTGGCCGAGAACCTCCTCCGCCTGTCGCCCGAGCAGGCGACGTCGCTCGGCATCGACACGGGCGCGCGCGCCGCGCTGCGCAGCGCGCTCGGCGACCGGTCGGCCGAGGGGCAGCGTCGCATCGCCGCGCAGCTGAAGACGGATCTGGAGCGCGTGCGTGCGCTCGACACCAGCGGCCTGTCGCACGCCACGCGCACGAGCGTCGAGGTGGTGCGCAGCGCGTACGCGACGGCGCTGGAGGGGTTCGCGCTGCCGTACGGCGACATCACCGTCGGCGGCTGGCGCAACACGCCGTACGTCGTCGTCCAGAACGTCGGCGCGTACCTCGACGTCCCGCGCTTCCTCGACACCGACCATCGCGTCGAGAGCGCGCCCGACGCCGAGGCGTACCTCGCGCGCCTGACGGCGTACGCGCGGCAGCTGGATGGAGAGCTCGGGCGCGTGCAGGCGGCGCGCGCGGCGGGGCTCGTGCCGCCGGCGTTCCTGCTCGACAAGGCCATCAGGCAGATGACGCTCTCCGTGCAGGGCGCGCGCGCGGGAGGGACGCTCGTCGACTCGCTCGTGCGGCGCACGGCGAAGATCCCCGGCGACTGGGCCGGCCGCGCGCGCACGATCGTCGTGCAGGAGATCGCGCCCGCGCTCGAGCGCCAGCTGGCCGAGCTGCAGGCGCAGCGGCGCGTGGCGACGGATGCGCCGGGGATCGCGGCGCGGCCGCACGGCGCGGAGTTCTACCGCTGGGCGCTCAAGGCGTCGACGACGACGAGCATGTCGCCCGACGAGATCCACGAGCTGGGGCGCAGCGAGGTCGCGCGGCTGCACGCGCAGATGGAGCCGATCCTGAAGGAGATCGGCCTCACGGGCGGCAGCGTGGGCGCGCGCATGCAGGCGCTGGCGAAGGACCCGCGCTACCAGTTCGCCGAGGGCGACGCGGGGCGCGCCGAGATCCTGGCGTTCATCCACGAGCGCCTGGCGTGGATCCGTGCGCAGATGCCGCGCGCGTTCCACACCGTCGTGAACCCGAACATGGAGGTGAAGCGGCTGCCGCCGGAGGAGGAGCCCGGCGCGCCCGCGGCGTACGGCGGCGCGGGCTCGATCGACGGCAAGATCCCCGGCCGCATGTGGATCAACCTGCGCACGACGGCGCTGCACAGCCGCTACAGCCTCGCCGACCTGACCTTCCACGAGGCGATCCCCGGCCACGTGTGGCAGGGCGAGTACACGCACGACATGCCGCTCATCCGGCAGATGCTCGCCTTCAACGCGTACTCCGAGGGCTGGGCGCTGTACGCCGAGCAGCTGGCCGACGAGCTGGGCGCGTACGCGACGGACCACGTGGGGCGGCTCGGCTACCTCCAGTCGCTGGCGTTCCGCGCGTGCCGCCTCGTGGTGGACACCGGCATCCACGCGAAGGGGTGGACGCGCGCGCAGGGCGTGCAGTACTTCGTCGACGTCAACGGCTCGAACCCGCTGGAGGTGGCGAGCGAGGTCGATCGCTACTGCTCGTGGCCGGGGCAGGCGTGCGGCTACAAGGTGGGCCACAGCGAGATCGTGCGGCAGCGCGAGCGGGCGACGGCGGCGCTGGGCGCGAAGTTCGACCTGCGGGCGTTCGACGACGCGGTCGTGCGCGGCGGCAACGTGCCGCTGGACGTGCTGGCGCGGAACGTCGACGAGTACGTGCGCACGGCATCGCGCTAG
- a CDS encoding nucleotidyltransferase domain-containing protein: MPADDAHAVRAAADALRALRAPWAIAGGWALDLALGRVTRAHADVDVAVFRDDQDALRAALPDWHLDAVVDGRLVPWMPGTRLELPVHELHARPPAGRGEPPLELLLNERDATDWVYRRDAAVRLPLARAIRDVGGGLRALAPEVVLLYKSKAPRAADDRDFRAAQPLLDAEGRAWLQAALVRAAPAHPWAAALAADE, translated from the coding sequence ATGCCGGCCGACGACGCGCACGCGGTCCGCGCCGCGGCGGACGCGCTGCGCGCGCTACGGGCCCCGTGGGCGATCGCCGGCGGATGGGCGCTCGATCTCGCGCTCGGCCGCGTGACGCGCGCGCACGCGGACGTCGACGTCGCCGTCTTCCGCGACGACCAGGACGCGCTGCGCGCCGCGCTGCCCGACTGGCACCTCGACGCGGTCGTCGATGGCCGCCTCGTGCCGTGGATGCCCGGCACCCGGCTCGAGCTGCCGGTGCACGAGCTGCACGCGCGGCCGCCCGCGGGGCGCGGCGAGCCCCCGCTCGAGCTCCTGCTGAACGAGCGCGATGCGACCGACTGGGTCTATCGCCGCGACGCGGCGGTCCGCCTGCCGCTGGCGCGCGCGATCCGCGATGTCGGCGGCGGCCTGCGCGCGCTGGCGCCGGAGGTCGTGCTGCTGTACAAGTCGAAGGCGCCGCGCGCGGCGGACGATCGGGACTTCCGCGCCGCGCAGCCGCTCCTCGACGCCGAGGGGCGCGCGTGGCTGCAGGCGGCGCTGGTGCGCGCGGCGCCGGCGCATCCGTGGGCGGCGGCGCTCGCGGCGGACGAATGA
- a CDS encoding gamma-glutamylcyclotransferase family protein: protein MPLLFSYGTLRDPAVQLATFGRLLDGRPDALVGFAREEHAVDDAAFVAASGRAQHAIVRRTGRDEDRVPGAVLELTDAELARADAYEPAGYVRIAARLASGAEAWVYADASAA from the coding sequence ATGCCGCTCCTCTTCTCGTACGGCACGCTGCGCGACCCCGCGGTGCAGCTGGCGACCTTCGGCCGGCTGCTCGACGGGCGGCCGGACGCGCTCGTGGGCTTCGCGCGGGAAGAGCACGCGGTCGACGACGCCGCGTTCGTGGCGGCGAGCGGCAGGGCGCAGCACGCGATCGTGCGGCGCACCGGGCGCGACGAGGACCGCGTGCCGGGCGCGGTGCTCGAGCTGACGGACGCCGAGCTCGCGCGCGCCGACGCGTACGAGCCCGCGGGCTACGTGCGGATCGCCGCGCGGCTCGCGTCGGGCGCCGAGGCGTGGGTGTACGCGGACGCGTCGGCGGCATGA
- a CDS encoding DinB family protein has product MRVPDLVRLYDYDSWANARLLAAVARLTPEEFVRPVAGSYGSVRNTLVHVMSAEWGWVERCGGHARGERLTPERYPTPAALIAEWARVEGYARELLAGLTDDDLAREVAFSFGGPTSVATVGALLQHAALHAVHHRGQVALLLRELGHAPGNFDMLYFATEGGRTEGGR; this is encoded by the coding sequence ATGCGCGTCCCCGACCTCGTGCGCCTGTACGACTACGACTCCTGGGCCAACGCGCGCCTCCTCGCGGCCGTCGCGCGGCTCACGCCGGAGGAGTTCGTGCGGCCCGTCGCCGGCAGCTACGGCTCGGTGCGCAACACGCTGGTCCACGTCATGAGCGCCGAGTGGGGGTGGGTGGAGCGGTGCGGCGGCCACGCGCGGGGCGAGCGGCTGACGCCCGAGCGCTACCCGACACCTGCTGCGCTGATCGCCGAGTGGGCGCGCGTGGAAGGCTACGCGCGCGAGCTGCTGGCCGGGCTGACGGACGACGATCTCGCGCGCGAGGTCGCGTTCTCCTTCGGCGGGCCGACGTCGGTCGCGACGGTCGGCGCGCTGCTGCAGCACGCGGCGCTCCACGCGGTGCACCATCGCGGGCAGGTGGCGCTGCTGCTGCGCGAGCTCGGGCACGCGCCGGGCAACTTCGACATGCTCTACTTCGCGACCGAAGGCGGACGTACCGAAGGCGGACGCTAG